The DNA sequence GGTCGTTGCGCCCTTCAGAGACCTTGGACAGATCGGCGAGGTATTCGGCGGCGGTGTAGGCGGGGACTTCGCTGGCGGCGTGCCGCTCATCAGGTTCCACGAATTCGATCAGCTCCTGGAGCCCGTCATGGGAGATGCGCGTGGCACCGGCGGTGTAGAAGCTGTTGCCGCCCGATGCGGCTTCCCGGGCCTTTTCGAGCAGGACCACTTTGCGTCCACGCTCGGCGGCTGCAAGTGCTGCCGCAAATCCGGCGTTGCCGCCGCCCACTACCAAAACGTCGCTCTCGATCATCATCAATCTCCTCAGCTCCATCGCTGTACACGATTGTATACATAAGTATGCCGTCGCATGCAATAGCGTCTTGGTGCAGGCTTTACGGGTTCGGCGGGAGAGGTCTATGCCGGATTATGACGCTATCCCAGGCGCGGGCTGCTGATTTCCTGGGCGTCGATGTACATCTGGATGCGGATGTTCTTTGCCTCGTCCATATGGGCGCTGGCGATGCGGCCGGCCTCCTCCGCGTTCCGGGCGCGGATGGCCACCAGCAGCTCCTCGTGCTCCTTCAGTACGCGGTCCCAGCGCTCTTTGGTGGAGAGCGTGGTGCCGGGGTAGCGGATGAAGTGGACCAGGATCCGGTCGAGCAGGTCAAGGAGGGCGGCGCTGTGGCTGGCGGCCCAGATGCGCTCGTGGAAGGTTCGGTTGGCGGCGGCCAGTTCAGCCGGAGTGGCAGCATCAAAATCAAGGGTGACCATGGCCTGGTGCGCGCGGTCGATCAGCATCAGGTCCATGTCGGTGTGCCGGAGGGCAGCAGTTTTTGCGGCCGCCTCCTCCAGGAAGGTCCGCACCTCATAGAGGTCCAGCATCTCCTCCGGGCGGTACTCCCGCACCTGCATGCGTGAACCGTAGCGCTCCACGAGCCCTTCGGTTTCAAGGCGCCGCAATGCTTCCCTGATGGGCGTCCGGGAGACGTTGTACTTCTTGGCCAGGGCGCTTTCGACGAGCTGGGCACGGGGAGGCAGCTCCTGCGAGATGATGGCGTTCCTGATCATCAGGTAGGGGCTTGTCTCTGGTTGCGACGCCACGGGCGGCCTCCGGTCTTCACGCAAACAAGCGGCAGGGCGCGCCGGCGCCATACCTTTAGCCGCAATTCTAACGCACTGCATACCGTTCCGGCGCGCTGTGAACACCGTGCCGATTTATCGCACACCCGCCGAAGCTGGCAGGCGCCCAGACCGCCGCTTCGGTATTCATATTCAAAGAACTGTTGCTTAAGTCATACCAACGGTATACCGTTTGTGACCAACGCCATACAGCAGGCCAAATGCCGGATTCCGGTTGGCCGAGCTTTGAACATTCACCCGGCGACTGCACACGGCAGGGCGCGGTATTTCAGGAGAACCAATGACGCTTCTATTCAGGGAAGAGCCGCAGGCCGGTACCCTCCCGGTCACCCCGGTACCGGCCACCCTCGTCCGTGGCGGCACCAGCAAGTGCTGGATATTCCGGGACGAGGACCTTCCGGCCGACGCCCTGGAGACGGACCGTCTCCTCATCCGCACCTTCGGCTCCCCGGACCTTCGCCAGATCGACGGAGTAGGCGGCGCCTCGTCCACCACCAGCAAGGCGATCACCGTGGCCGGCACCGACCGGGACGGAACGGTCCGCTACCGGTTCGCCCAGGTGGCCATCGACGAGCCGGCAGTGGAGTGGGCCAGCAACTGCGGCAACTGTGCAACAGCGCTGGGCCTGTACGCGCTCCATGCCGGACTGGTCGCTCCCACCGGGGAAGTCACCCGGGTCCCCATCCTGAACACCGTGACCGGGCTGCGCCTGGTCTGCGAGATCCCCACGCCGGGGGCGCAGGTGCCGGCCTACGGCGGGCGCCGCCTCGACGGCCAGCACTACCCCGGCGTCCCCATCGACGTCATCTTCCAAAAAGCCTCCTGGTCCAGCTACGGAGCACAGTTCCCCACGGGCAACGCCATGGACGAGCTTGAGGTCGACGGGAAGCGGTACCAGGCGACACTGATCGACGCCGGCGCCCCGGCCGCGCTCTTCGACGCACAGGACCTGGGGCTTGACGCAACCGGCAGCGAGGAAGCCTTGGAGGCGCTGGTCCGGCTTGCCCCGCAGCTGCGCGCAGCGGCTGCCCGCAGGATGGGCCTTCCGCAGGACCTCACATCCATTCCGAAGGTTGGCATCGTGGGGCCTCCGCCCACGGGCGCAACCGGCGTCTCGGCCCGGATGATCTCGATGACCGCACTGCACCCCGCCATCGGCCTCACCAGCGCGGTCGCCGTCGCTGCCGCCTCGGGGACACCAGGCAGTGTGGTGCAGCGCAGCGTGGTTCCGGCGGCGGAGGCCGGACTCTTTATCCACTTACTGAAAGGCAAGACGGCGCTGGCATTGGATGCAGCCGATCCCGCTGAAGTCTCCTTTCAACGCTCGGCCCGCGTCATCAGCGAAAGCACCATCCTGGTGCCCAGCGACTGAAGAAACCCCTACCGGAAAAACCCAGCCAAGGAATCAGCCATGAAAATCAGCATTCAAAACCTGCAGCTGAAGTACGGAAGCTTCACTGCCATCGAAAACCTCAACCTCGACATCGAAGACGGCGAGGCCCTGGTCCTCCTCGGCCAGTCCGGTTGCGGCAAGACCAGCACCATGCGCTGCATAGCCGGCCTGGAGGAACCCACCTCGGGGCGGATCATCATCGACGACGTTGTAGTCTTCGACTCCGAAAAGGGCATCAACCTGCCCCCGAACAAGCGCAACGTCGGCATGGTCTTCCAGTCCTACGCGGTATGGCCGCACATGACGGTGGCCCAGAACGTTGCCTACTCCCTCAAGCAGAAGAAGCTGTCCAAGAGCGAAATCGATGAGCGCGTCATGGAGGCCCTCACGCTGGTGGGCCTGGAGCCTTACGCCGACCGCGGCGCCAGCCTGCTCAGCGGCGGCCAGATGCAGCGCGTGGCCCTGGCGCGCAGCCTGGTCATGCGGCCCAGCGTGCTCATGCTCGACGAACCGCTCTCCAACCTTGACGCCCGCCTGCGTGACCGGCTCCGCGTTGAACTGCGTGAAATCCAGCTCCAGCTGGGGCTCACCTGTGTGTACGTCACCCACGACCAGCACGAAGCCTTCGCCCTTGCAGACCGCATCGCCCTGCTCCAGGGCGGCCGGATTGTGCAGATGGGCGCCCCGCAGCACATGTACGAGGCACCCGCCAGCGCTTCGATCGCCCACTTCCTCGGTGTTTCCAACATCATGGACTGCACCCCGGAGGGCACCGCCACCGGGTCCACCACCGCACGCATCACCAACAGCGAGCTCACCATCCAGTCGGCGCAGCAGGCCAGCGACGCCGGCGCATCCCCCAAGGTGTGCATCCGGGCCGAGGACCTGCAGATCACCGCCATGCCCACCGAACACCCCAACTCGTGGCCGGGAACGGTCCGCGTGGCGGGCTTCCAGGGGAATGACATCCGGTACGCGATCCAGCTGGAATCGGGGCCCGAGCTGGACGCACTGGGCGGCCTGCGCCGCGGCGAACAGCACAAAGTGGGGGACCGCGTGTGGGTCACCGTCAACCCCCGCGAAGTCCAGATCCTGCCGGCTGAGGTCCTCGCATGAGCCTCAAGACCACCGAGGCGGCCACCCGCGCCGAGGCGCGCCTGGCACCGAAGCCCGAACCCCGGGACTACCGGGCTGCCCGGACCCTCTCGGGCCTCCGGAAAAACACACCGGGCCTCATTGTCCTGGCCATCCTCGGCGTCCTCATCGTCCTTCCGCTTGCCCTGGTGCTGCTCGCCGCGTTCTCGGACAGTGTTCCCCGGCCGGGCAGCATCTCCCTGGGCGGCCTGACGCTGTCCAACCTGGCGCTGCTGGCCACCCCGGAAGCACTCGGCGCATTGGTCAATTCGCTCATGGTCGGCGCCGGCTCGGCGCTCATCGCCCTGCTGATCGGCGCGTTCCTGGCCTTCGTGTGCGCCCGTTCCGATGCGCCATGGCGGAAGTTCATCTTCTTCATCGGCATGGCGCCGATGTTCATCCCGGCCCTGGTGGGCGCCCTGGCGTGGTCGCTGCTGTGCTCGCCGAGCGCCGGCTACATCAACATCTTCCTCCGCGACCTGGGCATTGATGCCGCCATCAACATCTACAGCCTGCCGGGCCTGGTGTTCGTGCTGGGAATCTTCTACGCCCCGTACGCCTTCCTGCTGCTGCACAGCTCGCTGTCGATGATGAACGCCGACCTCGAAGAGGCTGCCACCGTCCATGGGGCTCCGCTGCGCACCATGCTGCGGACCGTCACCCTGCCCCTGGCCCTGCCGGCCATCCTGGGCTCCGCCGTCCTGGTCTTCGCGCTGACGATGGAGAACTTCCCGGTGGCCCAGGTCATCGGCAACCCCGGCGGCGTGGACACGCTGCCCACCTACATCTACCGCCTGATGAGCGCAACCCCGGCCAAGAGCAACCAGGCCGCCAGCGTCGCCGTCATCCTGACCGTTGCGCTGATGGCCGTGACCCTCATCCAGCAGCGCATCATCAACAAGCGCAAATTCACCACCATGACCGGCAAGGGCAACCGTCCCCGGCAGGTGCCGCTGCGCAAGATGCGCTGGCCCTTCACGATCATCGCCCTGGCCTACTTCGCAGTCTCCGTCGTGCTGCCCATGCTCGCCCTGCTCGCCGCGTCCATGCAGGCCACCCCGTTCGTGTCCTCGATGTCGCAGCTGCTCGAGGCCAATTCCCTCAGCTTCGCCAAGCTGATCGAGGTCCTTGGATCCAACGACTTCCAGCTCGCCCTCAAGAACAGTGTCCTGGTGGCCCTGATCGCAGCCTTTGCCGGCACCACGCTCAGCTTCATCGCCTCCTACATCCGGTACCGCACCAAGTCCAAGGTGGGGCGCCTGATCGAACTGGTCGCCATGACCCCCCTGGCCGTCCCCGCCATCGTCATGGGCATCGGACTGCTCTGGACCTGGCTGCTGCTCCCGCTGCCCATCTACGGCACCCTGGCGATCCTCGCCGTCGCCTGCGTTGCAGTGTTCATGCCCCAGGGGTACCGCGGCGTCTCCGCCTCGATGCTCCAGATGGACCAGGACCTCGAGGACAGCGCCGTGATGCTCGGCGCCGGACGGACCAGGTCCGTCCTGGACGTCACCCTGCCCCTGATGCGCGTGGGCATCATGTCCTCGTTCCTGCTGTTCCTCATGCTCTCCATGCGTGAGCTCAGCGCCTCCATCTTCCTCTTCACCTCGAACACCAGGATCCTGTCCATCCTCGTGTTCGACAACTTCGACAACGGCCAGAGCCAGGCAGCTGCAGCCGTCAGCGTCCTGTACTGCCTCGTCATCGGAATCCTCGCCGTCATCGCCCAAAAAGTCGGCGGCGAACGCAAGACCAAGAACTGACCTCACCCCACCTTTGAAAGGGACACCCACAATGAAGTTAGCGTCCAAGCTCCCCGCCCTCACCGCCGCCGGAGTGCTCCTGGCCCTCAGCCTGACCGGCTGCGGAAGCGCCGCGCAGAGCGCCGGCGTGGTCACGGCCAGTGCGGCTGTGAAGACCGACGACGGGCTGGTCATCAACGGCGAGTCCATCGCGGACAAGGCCACCTACGAGAAGGCCAAGACCCAGACCCTGTCCCTCTATTCCGGCTACACCGATTCCTCTGAAAGCGCCCTGGTGGACGCCTTCACCAAGGACACCGGCATCAAGGTCAACGTTGTCCGGCTCACCCCGAACAAGCTCTCCGAACGTGTACTGTCCGAGCAGGGTGCCGGCAAGCTCAGCGCCGACGTCATCCGCACGTCCGACTACCGGATCGCCAAGTCCATGGAGGACGCCAAGGTCTGGAAGGCCTATGACGTCCCCGGCGCCTCCACCCTCAAGGACGTCTCCGTGGACGGCGGCCAGTTCACCCGCATGTTCAACTCCGTCTACACCCTGGGCTACAACACCCAGCTGGTGAAGGAAGCCGATGCCCCCAAGTCCTGGGCGGATGCCGTCGGCGGCAAGTGGCAGGGCAAGCTGGGCATCGTCCAGGGCGGCTCGGGCGGCAGCACCGCTGCGCTGAACCGCTTCATGGAAACCAAGATGGGCGGCGACTACTTCGCCAAGTACGCTGCGCAGAAGCCCAAGATCTACGACTCCCTGGGTGCTGAAGCCACGGCCTTGGCCCGCGGCGAAGTGGCCGTCGGCACGGTCACCATCAGTGGCACCAACATCTCTGCCGTCCAGGACAAGGCTCCGGTCAAGTTCATCGTCCCCGAGGAAGGCCTGGTCTCCTACGACTACTACCTGGGCATGACGGGCACCGCCACCAACGTGGAAGCCGCGAAGGTCTTCATGAACTACAACCTTTCCAAGCAGGGCCAGCAGGTCTTCGCGCAGATCGGTGAATACCCGGTCCGCACGGACGTGGCACCGCCCACCATCATGGGCGTGACCCTCCCCGCCGTCGACTCCGGCAAGGTCTTCCGCATGCAGAACACCGACGCCGTGACCTACGGCAAGGATGATCTTGCCAAGTGGAACCAGGTGTTCGGCTACACCAAGTAACCCCGAAATCCCATGCCTGGGGACCCGGCCTCCGCCGGGTCCCAGG is a window from the Arthrobacter sp. NicSoilC5 genome containing:
- a CDS encoding ABC transporter ATP-binding protein, encoding MKISIQNLQLKYGSFTAIENLNLDIEDGEALVLLGQSGCGKTSTMRCIAGLEEPTSGRIIIDDVVVFDSEKGINLPPNKRNVGMVFQSYAVWPHMTVAQNVAYSLKQKKLSKSEIDERVMEALTLVGLEPYADRGASLLSGGQMQRVALARSLVMRPSVLMLDEPLSNLDARLRDRLRVELREIQLQLGLTCVYVTHDQHEAFALADRIALLQGGRIVQMGAPQHMYEAPASASIAHFLGVSNIMDCTPEGTATGSTTARITNSELTIQSAQQASDAGASPKVCIRAEDLQITAMPTEHPNSWPGTVRVAGFQGNDIRYAIQLESGPELDALGGLRRGEQHKVGDRVWVTVNPREVQILPAEVLA
- a CDS encoding iron ABC transporter permease, with the translated sequence MSLKTTEAATRAEARLAPKPEPRDYRAARTLSGLRKNTPGLIVLAILGVLIVLPLALVLLAAFSDSVPRPGSISLGGLTLSNLALLATPEALGALVNSLMVGAGSALIALLIGAFLAFVCARSDAPWRKFIFFIGMAPMFIPALVGALAWSLLCSPSAGYINIFLRDLGIDAAINIYSLPGLVFVLGIFYAPYAFLLLHSSLSMMNADLEEAATVHGAPLRTMLRTVTLPLALPAILGSAVLVFALTMENFPVAQVIGNPGGVDTLPTYIYRLMSATPAKSNQAASVAVILTVALMAVTLIQQRIINKRKFTTMTGKGNRPRQVPLRKMRWPFTIIALAYFAVSVVLPMLALLAASMQATPFVSSMSQLLEANSLSFAKLIEVLGSNDFQLALKNSVLVALIAAFAGTTLSFIASYIRYRTKSKVGRLIELVAMTPLAVPAIVMGIGLLWTWLLLPLPIYGTLAILAVACVAVFMPQGYRGVSASMLQMDQDLEDSAVMLGAGRTRSVLDVTLPLMRVGIMSSFLLFLMLSMRELSASIFLFTSNTRILSILVFDNFDNGQSQAAAAVSVLYCLVIGILAVIAQKVGGERKTKN
- a CDS encoding extracellular solute-binding protein — encoded protein: MKLASKLPALTAAGVLLALSLTGCGSAAQSAGVVTASAAVKTDDGLVINGESIADKATYEKAKTQTLSLYSGYTDSSESALVDAFTKDTGIKVNVVRLTPNKLSERVLSEQGAGKLSADVIRTSDYRIAKSMEDAKVWKAYDVPGASTLKDVSVDGGQFTRMFNSVYTLGYNTQLVKEADAPKSWADAVGGKWQGKLGIVQGGSGGSTAALNRFMETKMGGDYFAKYAAQKPKIYDSLGAEATALARGEVAVGTVTISGTNISAVQDKAPVKFIVPEEGLVSYDYYLGMTGTATNVEAAKVFMNYNLSKQGQQVFAQIGEYPVRTDVAPPTIMGVTLPAVDSGKVFRMQNTDAVTYGKDDLAKWNQVFGYTK
- a CDS encoding PrpF domain-containing protein, yielding MTLLFREEPQAGTLPVTPVPATLVRGGTSKCWIFRDEDLPADALETDRLLIRTFGSPDLRQIDGVGGASSTTSKAITVAGTDRDGTVRYRFAQVAIDEPAVEWASNCGNCATALGLYALHAGLVAPTGEVTRVPILNTVTGLRLVCEIPTPGAQVPAYGGRRLDGQHYPGVPIDVIFQKASWSSYGAQFPTGNAMDELEVDGKRYQATLIDAGAPAALFDAQDLGLDATGSEEALEALVRLAPQLRAAAARRMGLPQDLTSIPKVGIVGPPPTGATGVSARMISMTALHPAIGLTSAVAVAAASGTPGSVVQRSVVPAAEAGLFIHLLKGKTALALDAADPAEVSFQRSARVISESTILVPSD
- a CDS encoding GntR family transcriptional regulator; translation: MASQPETSPYLMIRNAIISQELPPRAQLVESALAKKYNVSRTPIREALRRLETEGLVERYGSRMQVREYRPEEMLDLYEVRTFLEEAAAKTAALRHTDMDLMLIDRAHQAMVTLDFDAATPAELAAANRTFHERIWAASHSAALLDLLDRILVHFIRYPGTTLSTKERWDRVLKEHEELLVAIRARNAEEAGRIASAHMDEAKNIRIQMYIDAQEISSPRLG